A part of Rattus rattus isolate New Zealand chromosome 6, Rrattus_CSIRO_v1, whole genome shotgun sequence genomic DNA contains:
- the LOC116902957 gene encoding vomeronasal type-1 receptor 105, translated as MMGVQICQGMMSEILFVFPQPHFSYVMNTNSRLHTDSNIRNTIFTEIGIGILANSLLLLFNIFKLICGQRSRLTDLPIGLLSLINILMLLMVAFIATDIFISWKGWDDIICKFLVYLYRSFRGLSLCTTCLLSVLQAIILSPRSSCLAKFKHKPPHHISCAILSLSVLYMFISSHLLVSIIATPNLTTNEFMYVSESCSILPMSYLMQCMFSTLLAIRDVFLISLMVLSTWYMVALLCRHRKQTRHLQGTSLSPKASPEQRATRSILMLMSLFVLMSVFDSIVSSSTTMYLNDPISYSIQLFMAHIYATVSPFVFIVTEKHIVNSLRSMCVKVMNV; from the coding sequence ATGATGGGGGTGCAGATATGTCAAGGAATGATGAGTGAGATTCTGTTCGTTTTTCCTCAGCCACACTTCTCATATGTGATGAATACGAACAGCAGACTCCACACTGATTCTAACATAAGGAATACCATTTTCACTGAAATTGGCATTGGAATCTTAGCCAACAGCCTCCTACTTCTCTTCAACATCTTCAAGTTAATTTGTGGGCAGAGGTCCAGACTCACTGACCTGCCCATTGGTCTCTTGTCCCTAATCAACATACTTATGCTACTGATGGTGGCATTCATAGccacagacatttttatttcttggaaGGGGTGGGATGACATCATATGTAAATTCCTTGTCTACCTGTACAGAAGTTTTAGAGGTCTCTCTCTTTGTACCACCTGCCTGTTGAGTGTCCTGCAGGCCATCATCCTCAGTCCCAGAAGCTCCTGTTTAGCAAAGTTCAAACATAAGCCTCCCCATCACATCTCCTGTGCCATTCTCTCCCTGAGTGTCCTCTACATGTTCATTAGCAGTCACCTCTTAGTATCCATCATTGCCACCCCAAATTTGACCACGAATGAATTTATGTATGTTTCCGAGTCCTGCTCTATTCTACCCATGAGTTACCTCATGCAATGCATGTTTTCTACACTGCTGGCCATCAGGGATGTCTTTCTTATTAGTCTCATGGTCCTCTCGACATGGTACATGGTGGCTCTCTTGTGTAGGCACAGGAAACAGACCCGGCATCTTCAGGGTACCAGCCTTTCCCCAAAAGCATCCCCAGAACAAAGGGCCACCCGTTCCATCCTGATGCTCATGAGCTTATTTGTTCTGATGTCTGTCTTTGACAGCATTGTCTCCAGCTCAACAACTATGTATCTGAATGATCCAATATCTTATTCTATTCAACTATTTATGGCGCACATCTATGCCACAGTAAGCCCTTTTGTGTTTATTGTCACTGAAAAACATATAGTTAACTCTTTGAGGTCCATGTGTGTGAAGGTGATGAATGTCTGA